Part of the Paenibacillus terrae HPL-003 genome is shown below.
TGCTGTCGCCGGAGGTCCGTTCCAACGGAATATATACATAGTTTGACGTGCCCGCTGTTTTGGCAAAGGCCTCAACTGCTGTCACCCCGACATTATCCGTTACATGAGCAGTCAGAGGTATATCAATGCCCTCGAATGCCGCAGTAGCCGGTGTATGCTCCAGAACAGGCGCTTCCAGATCGTCTCCACCTGTTACGACTTTACCGGACACGGAGCCCAAGCCTTGAACGACAGAGCCGACTGCATCCAGCGCATTAATAACACCATGTCCGTAGCCGTTGTTCGGAGAAGTCGGATATGTGCTATTCGTGCGCGCTGTAGCTGTGTTCATCAGAATATCCTCTAGCTGATCCACGGTAAGCGAATGATTCGCTTGCAGCAACAGAGCCGCAAGTCCCGCTACATGAGGGCCCGCCATAGAAGTTCCGTTATATCCGCCTTTGTAGGCACCGCCAGCCACGGATGACCGAATATTCACCCCCGGTGCGGATACTTCGGGTTTCACTTCGCCATATGGTGACGGTCCCAGCAGTGAGAAGCTAGCTAGTTTGTCATTGATATCAGTTGCTCCAGTGGCAAAGGATTCCGGGTAATTGGCCGGATTCGCTACCGATGCAGGTCCGCCCGGGTTGGAAAGGGAGGTGTTACCTGCTGAGAATTCGGGGAATATTTGAGCATCCCGCCATGCTTGAACTACAGGTCGGAACCATTCATCCAGGCCGGGTCCGCCACCCCACGAATTGTTCACCACGTCCGGTGCAAGCTCGGGATGTAGATTGCCTTGAGCATCCCTTGGCGCAAGCAGCCACTGACCGCCGTCCAGTATAATCGCATCCGTCGTTTCCGGATTAAAAATCCGAACCGCAATCCACTTCGCGCCAGGCGCAACGCCGATCCGGTTGGTTCCGTTTTCCTCGGAGCCGACCATCGTGCCCATCGTATGCGTACCGTGGGAATCGTCTTCCTGATCGACTGGAAGCGTGGCATGACTATGCGGATCGTACCAGCTCAGCTCAGGATTCACAATATTCCCCGCTGCATCCAGACCGCGCCATTTGCGATGCAGGGCCGGATGAGTATAGTCTACGCCTGTATCGAGATTGGCCACGACGATTCCGGTTCCATCAATTCCTTGTTCCCATACTTGAGGTGTATTAATATGTGATATATTCCATTCCACGGTAGACGGGTCTACAGCGTTCTTACCTGCATTGCCGGGCTTCGCTGATGTTTTACTATCGTCCTTCTCCAGCTCTACAGCTTTCTCTGCCGTTGCAGATTTTGCCGTGTCTGCTGCCGCTGTTTCAGCAGTTTTGGCGACTGCCCCCTCTGCCTGCTTGTCAACCGTCACCTTTTGCAGATAACGTGTTTCATTCGGCAAAATTTTGTCTACCTCAGGCAACTGTGAAATATGGTCCAGCACCTCCTTGGTACTTGTGACCGCCAAGGCATTGACAATAAAGTAGCTTTTATATTCCTTCACTCCACCGCTCTCCGATTGCTTATCCAAATAATTTTCAAGCCCATATTGGGTTCTTGAAGCGGTTTCACGTAGAGAGCTGATCACATTGCTACGGACAGCCATTTTGGCGGCAGAGGGTGTTATTTTCTCAAGCGAGGCCTTTTGGAGAGCATTTTTGGAAACCTTGTTTGTGTCCACCTGTTCTTTTAATTTGACCAGATAAGTTACATAATTGTTCTCCTCAAACTGTTTGGTCAGTTTAGGGGATACCTTCGTGGTCGTTACCTTGTGCGAGCCTGATTTCAGCTCCAGCTTGGAGCCATCCGGTGTATTATTCGCCAAAGCGGGTTGGACAAAAGAAAAGGCCATAAGCAAAGATAGTCCGATAGATAGTGGTTTCTTGAATCGTTTAGGTTTAATCAATTACTCCTCCACTCCTTTTACTAGGTTTAATATTTCTGGTATAACCTGTACGAGAGTAAGACCTCATGCCTTCTTGCCTTGCACATCAAATCTACGGGCTCACAACATGATAGGGTTGACAACCACCTCCTTCATAGAATATAGAGGTATAAAACGATTTAGATTTTCATAGGTGAATGTATTTCATAGATGAGTTTGTGAGTCAAAGATAGCATGCGATGAAATTCAGCAGATACCAAGGAGAACAAGCAGGAGAATGTCGAAGAGAGAACATGTTATAACACGACATGTTATATCGTTACATTTTATATTAAAAATTGATATAAAAACATATATTATGGATAGTATAAAGTTATCAAAACAGATATACAAGTCATTTTTTTGCAATCTTCTTTAAATTAATGATTTTTGTATTTTCTATGTACGAAAACCCCTTTATAGCGGCTGCATAAATGTTGCATTACACGGTTAGCAGGTGTATGCAATCTCTGGATGAGCCGCTTCAAGGGATTTCCGAAGTCTTTCTACAACACGATCAGACCATTCTAGTTAAGTACCGAATTGACCGCAGCCAACGCGTCGATCAGACCATATCCATAGCCGTTATTCGGTGAAGTCCGATACTGGCTGTCTGTCAGCGGCGTCGCTGTTTTCGAAATAACATCCTCCAGTTGATCCACTGTCAAGGATGGCTTGGCCTGGAGCAGCAATGCCGCTAATCCGGCCGTATGCGGGCCTGCCATGGATGTACCGTTCCAGCCACCCTCGTAAACACCACCAGGAACAGAGGAACGGATGTTTACGCCAGGGGCCGATATCTCAGGCTTCACTTCTCCATATGGCGAAGGACCACGCAGCGAGAAGCTCGCCAGCTTGTTGTTAACATCAGTCGCTCCTGTGGCATAGGCTTCCGGCAGGTTCGCCGGATTAGCTACAGACCCAGGTCCGCCCGGATTTGACAGTGTCGTGTTGCCTGCAGAGAACTCAGGGAAAATCTGAGCCGCTCTCCACGCCTTGGTGACTGGACGATACCATTCATCCAGACCAGGTCCACCGCCCCAAGAGTTATTCACCACATCCGGCGCAAGCTCAGGATGCTTCTTGCCATTTTTGTCTACTGGGGCCAGCAACCATTGACCTCCGTCCAGCAGAATGGAATCTGTCGTTGACGGGTTAAATACCCGTACGGCAATCCATTTGGCACCGGGAGCAACCCCGATTTCATTCGTACCGTTACTGTCCGAGCCAACACTCGTCCCCATCGTATGTGTACCATGTCCGTTTGAATCTGTTGGCAGTGATGCTCCGTTAACCGCATCATACCAGCTCAGCTCTGGATTAACGACTTGACCGGAAGCATTCAAACCGCGCCATTTTCTTTTCAGCGCCGGGTGAGTGTACTCTACGCCTGTATCAAGATTGGCAACGACAACCCCTTTGCCGTCAATGCCTTTGGCCCAAACCTGTGGTGCTTTGATTTTGGAAATATTCCATTCGGCTCGGCTCGGCGTTACAGCATCCTTATATACGGATTCCTCCACGGATTTTTGTGCATTCTCTTCCGTTGCAGCCGTGTCTACAGCAGCTTGTTCGGCTGCTGGCTGGGCATCCTTATCTATTTCAACCTTTTGCAGCTCCCGCGTTTCATCCGGTAAAATTTTGTCTACCTCAGGAAGTGTGGCGAGATTATCCAATACCTCCTTGGTACTCGTTACCGCAAGCGCGTTCACGATAAAGTAGCTCTTGTACTTTTTGACGCCTCCGTTATTGACTTCCTTCTTTAAGTATTCTTCCACAGGCTGTTGAGATTTTTCAGCAGTATCAATGAGAGAGTTCACAACTGTTGTACGTACAGACAGCTTAGCGGCAGCCGGAGAAATCTGGTCTGAGGAAGCCTTTTGGAAAGCATGCTTGGCAACCGACTCTGTATCTACCTGATCTTTTAATTTGACCAGATAGGTGACGTACTCGCTTTCACTAAATTGCTGGTTCAGCTTGGCTGAAACCTTGGCGGAAATGGTTGAAGCTCCTGCCGCGGTGGTTGTGCTCGCATCTCCGTACACCGGAGAAATCAGAGAAAAAGCAAGAATAGCAGTAAAACTAACCGATAACGTCTTTTTGATATTTTTCGACTTAATCAATACTTTTCATCTCCCTTTACTTGGTTTTGTGGTTCTCAAGAATAACCTGCCGACAGCCGCGTGAAAAGCTCACGAAATAGCCTCTGGTCATCACCTCCTTCAAAAAATATAGATTCTAGCTTGGAATCCATAGGTCATGATTCTGTGGTGAATAACCAAGGGGGCAGGACCGGAAGAAATAGTGTAAATTTTAAAAATTCAGCTTATATCGCTTTGGAAAAAGTAAGAGAAAAACCTGAAGAAAAAAGTAGGGTAGGAAGCTAGAAGTTATCGAGGAGTTTAATATCTGTGCATTAAAAGCCAAATTAAAACAAAAGAATGATACAAATGGTATCTTTTGAATCTAGTATAATGTCATAAAAACAGATATACAAGCATTTTTTTTTGAATTTTTTCCCTTTTTCTTTGAAAAGCAAAAAACCTCTTCCGTTTTTACGAGCAAGTGCTGGTCTTGATATTGCACTTCTTATCGTAAAAATAAAAGAGATTTTTCGGCATTCCTTCTACATTCCATAGAAGATTCAGAGAGGGCTATCTGCCACTGTTTACAGGTATGGGAACCGGAACCGCTCCATCCGAAATGGATGGTCTTGATAGTGCTTGCGACCTGCCGCATAGGGCGGCACATTCCCGAAAAGCCATCTGCCTGCACCCCCGACATGTATCCCGATCCACTCGTGCTATGGCTGCCGTAAGGGCTTCTCCTGTATGCTCGAAAAAATGCTCGTGTCCGATCATGTCGTAACATCCGGTTTTGTGAAGTAATGTCTGCGGCTGCGGCTGGAGGCCGGAAACAAGCACCGTTCCACCGGATTTACGATATTTCTGAATCAATGCGGTAAAGTTAGACTCTCCTGTCATATCCATAAAGGGAACCTTACCCATACGCAACAATAAAATCCCTTGCTTATAGCCAGCCTGACCTCCCATCCCCGAATTTTCCAATGCCGAAGCGGCACCAAAAAATAGAGGGCCTTCCACACTATAAATCGCCACCTGTGGGCAATCATGCTGCTCTGTAACCATATGGGCACCGACTTTTTCATGCTTAACGGAAGGATCGGGTAGTACCTTATCCACTGAAAGTGTACTGCTCATACGCTTGACGAACAGTACAACGGCCAGAATCAGACCTACCTCAACAGCCGTGGTCAGCGTCGTAAATACCGTCAGTAAAAAGGTGACAACCAGTACGATAGAGTCCGCTGTCCGCGTCTTGAGGATGTGTGCAAAATGTGTGCGCTCGCTCATATTCCAGGCGACCACCATCAACACCGGAGCCATACTCGCCAACGGAATATTGGATGCATATGGAGCAAAAACCACCAGAATAAGCAGCACAACCAAGCCGTGTACAATGCCCGACATGGGA
Proteins encoded:
- a CDS encoding S8 family serine peptidase yields the protein MIKSKNIKKTLSVSFTAILAFSLISPVYGDASTTTAAGASTISAKVSAKLNQQFSESEYVTYLVKLKDQVDTESVAKHAFQKASSDQISPAAAKLSVRTTVVNSLIDTAEKSQQPVEEYLKKEVNNGGVKKYKSYFIVNALAVTSTKEVLDNLATLPEVDKILPDETRELQKVEIDKDAQPAAEQAAVDTAATEENAQKSVEESVYKDAVTPSRAEWNISKIKAPQVWAKGIDGKGVVVANLDTGVEYTHPALKRKWRGLNASGQVVNPELSWYDAVNGASLPTDSNGHGTHTMGTSVGSDSNGTNEIGVAPGAKWIAVRVFNPSTTDSILLDGGQWLLAPVDKNGKKHPELAPDVVNNSWGGGPGLDEWYRPVTKAWRAAQIFPEFSAGNTTLSNPGGPGSVANPANLPEAYATGATDVNNKLASFSLRGPSPYGEVKPEISAPGVNIRSSVPGGVYEGGWNGTSMAGPHTAGLAALLLQAKPSLTVDQLEDVISKTATPLTDSQYRTSPNNGYGYGLIDALAAVNSVLN